TGAACTTATCAAGGTTTTTTAAAATATCCATGATTTATTACTAAAAAATACTTGATTATTTCGCTTAAATTCGCTAATATTCGCATGAAATATATATTTTTAATATTCAACTTAGAAAATAAATATTGCCATACGAAAAGTTTAATAAGGATAAAACCCACAGATTTACCTCTTATTTTATTTTAAAGCAGATTATAAATTTTTTCTCTTCAAATTCAATGTCTAAGTTTAATTATTGTCAGATTTGAGGATGAAGGATTTTTCGAAATTTTTCGAAATTACAGAAATTATGATCGATATCCGGTCTAGAGTAATGAGTAAAAGTCCTTACTGATAAATTCAAAGAAAGGGGGGGGGATGAGAAATAATGTAAATATTGGTTCAGACATGGGTAAGCTCATTTTAGAAGGTATGATGACTGTTTTTATAGTATTGATTTTTCTATTTATTGCTCAGAATTGGGTTTTGACAGATGATAATAAAATATCGTTTACACCCACTTGCAGACTGTCTGGCGATAAGCCAGGAATTAGCGAATCTGTACCATATAAACCCAAAAAGATTATAAACAACGATATTTTATGTGAAATTAGGTTTGACAACTAGTAATGATTATTGTCTAATAAGTTATGTAGTTTTTAATAAAATAGTTCAATAAAGTAGTTGTTAATTTTATTTGGTAATGAAATGGACACATCTGAAAATCTGATAGATAAGTTCAGGAGAAAAAGTTATAAAATAACTCCGCAACGTTTGGGAATATTTAAAATACTTGAGGGTAATCTGCATCATCCATCAGCAGAGGATATCTTTGAAAAAATTAAGAAAACATATCCAACCATCTCTTTTACCACCGTTTATAAGACTTTGGATATTCTGGAAAGAATGGGTGAGATTCTAAAGATTACAATCGATGATGAGAGAAAACATTATGACCCGAACACTGAAACTCACCATCATATTATCTGTTTGGAGTGCAATAAAATATCTGACGTTGATGCGGATAGTGTAAGCCCACAACTACCAGATGAAATATTGGAAGAGTTTACACCTGTTAGATACCACGTATCTTTCTATGGTACTTGTAAAAATTGTCTTAGCAGGCAATAGTATAATTATAATCAGCTGCCCATAGTTATATCGTTAAGACGCTTATTGAGTTTAAACAAAATGAGGGGTTTTCATGGATTTGGTTTTTAGGTCGCTTGCAGTTTCGTTACTATGTATATTTGGAATTTTCGTTCTACCGTTCAATGTTTTAGAGGACAAGGCATTTGCAGAGGTAGAAATCGGTGTAGATGTTGGAAACAAGGCTGCTCCGTTTAAACTGTTGACTGTAGATGGTAAGGAGATTGAGTTAGACTCTTTTGCGAAAGAGAAGGTTGCATTACTGGTTTTTGGTGCTACATGGTGTCCTGCATGCAGGCATGAAATACCTCTCCTTAATGAATACAACGTTGAGCTTAAAGATGATGGACTCAATGTGTTGGGTATTGATATTCAGGAAAGTGCTAAAAAGGTCAAATCTCTGATCAAGAAGAAGAAGATAAATTATCCGATGGTCCTTGATTCTAAAGCTGACGTGGCCAGGCTCTATAAGGTTGTTGGCATACCGTTGAATGTTGTTCTGAATAAAAGTGGTGTGATAGTGTACAGGGACAATAGTCCGCCGGACAAAAAGCTCCTTAAGAAATTGCTGAACGAATAGTCTTAAAACTCACCTGCTGAAGTAAAATCATCAATGTTGTTTACATCAATCCTGTGACCTGAGATCGTCTGGATTTTCACTTTATGCCCACTTTGAACTAATTGGTTAAGCATGTCCCGAATGTCCATCTTTTTAAACTCCGGTCTTTTCCGAAACTTCTGAATGAAAGCTCTTACTATTTCCAGTCCTTTCACTGTCAACTTCATCATTCCTGTCCACTCTCCATAGTATTCTGTTCCGGGCTTATCATAAATAATTTTTTCAAGGTAGTAGTTATCCTCGGGAAAGAATGATTTGCTCTCCATAGAACATGTATGAACAAAATCAGATTGATATTGTTTTTCAAGCGAAAATGCGGAATCCACTATGAGGACGATGTCTGACGGATCATCCAGCATAATGCTGAGAACGTATTTTTTAAAGAGTACATCTCCAAATAGAATAACCGATTCTCCGTGTGTAGTGTCAATAGCCTTGGTGAGGGAGGCCATCTCTCCTGTTGTTTCATAGTCGTCATTCGCGATAATATTTAAATTGGGAAGATTTATTGTCTCTCTTTTATATCCGGCTACCACCATAATATTCTTGATATGATGCTCGTTAAGATGTTCTACTGCACGTTCAAGGATACTCTTTTTCCCAATCTTGATCATAGTTTTGGGAATGGATTCCGTGAGCTTTCCCAGTTGATCTCCGCGAGTAGACGCAAGGATAATGGCGCTTCTCTGGTTTCCTGCTTTCGGGCTTAAGTAGTGTTCCTCTGCCATGGCTAATTCCTTGTCATCCTGAAGTCTAAAAATTTCTTTGACCGGAACAATGGAATCTTCGACACTGAGCAGGTTCTGCTCTTTGTAGATTTGCCTCGCAATCTCCTGCATTTTCAGAATAGAACCACGAAAAATATGATTTGCCCATATGGCCAGTGAAATATTGTATTTTCTAAATTCATCGGTAGGTGTCGTGTAATATTTGGTTGGAACAATTGCTATGGGAGCACGGTTTTCCCACTCTTTCATAAAATCAAAAATTTCACATGCATTAGATAATTTGCTATGTACCAGGATTGCATCTGCGCCTGCCTGGCGATACGCTTCCGCACGTTTCATGGCTTCTTTGAGTCCCCACCCCGCGATAAAAGCTTCCAGACGAGCTACAATTACAAAGTCATCATCCTTTTGAATATCCTTACCTGCCTTTATTTTTCCACAAAACTCATCAATACCGGCTAAAGCCTGGGCTCCTTCCCTCAGAAAACTATTGGTTTTTGGGAAGATTTTATCTTCTATACAGACTCCTGCTACATCTCTCTGCTCCAGTTTTCTGACAAGACGACGCATATTGTTAAAGTTGCCATATCCCGTATCACCATCCATGAGAATGGGAATTGTTGTGGCATCACTCATAAATTCTAAAACGTCTAAAACCTGTGTCCAACTCGCCTCGTTATTATCCCGAACGCCCAGAGAACCGGAGATTGAGAGACCGCTGCCCCAAATCCCCTTAAACCCCGCTTCTTCAACTATTTTTGCTGACATACCACTATGAGCTTCCATGAGAAACTCCAGTTCTGTGCTCAGTATCATCTGTTTCAGTTTAGTTGTTTTCTTCATATTACTATTCAATCATCTGTACTGTAAACCACCAGCTATCTGGCGGTATCACGATTAATTTTTATATTTCTGTCTATCTTCAGGTAAAACGGTTTTATTTCTTTAGAGCCTACGCATAAACTCAACTCGAATAAAACATGCATACTATTTATAGTATATTAATAATTTAACAGTGCTATATGCTGCACTGTATGTATCTTCATCCTTCTCTAGAATGGAGTTTATGCATAATTCTTGATATATTAAAGCAGATTGATAGCACTGCCTTCTCCGCATTTACGCCAGGTTTGCTTCTGAAAAAAATAGTCCTGCATTTTTGGCAGTGGTTAGAGTTCAAAGACTTTAACAAATATAAGAAGACTTATTTATTACAAATAATCTGAGTTGAGTAGTTCACACAACATCAACAAAGCAGTAATATAATGAGTCGATTTCTTAGATTATCGCATGCGTTATTGCATTGTCAATATCATATTCTTTAGACACCGAAATTTCATTTAAGGATTCTGACAAGTCTAAATTGCAAATGAAGTTTGGGGTAAGGAATGCAAAGAGTTTTCGGATGCTGGTTGTTCTCAAGTAGATAATTAAAAGAGATAGTAAGGATGTAAACTTTAATTCTGAGACCGCCTGTTTACAGGTGGATTTGTTATTCCGTTCTCAAGTTTCAATTACTTTGATAATTTTTCTCTTGATGTTTTTTTGTATATCGTATATAAATATAAACACTAATAGGTGTTCTAAGTAAAATAATATTGTGTTTCGGTATATTTGAAATAATGAAATAATAATTTTTTTCTTGACGCTTTCAATATATTGTATATAATGCTAAACGTTAATAAGTCTTCTAAACAAAACAATAATTATTAATCATAACATTGGTATAATTGAAATATGTGCGTTAGAATGATTAAACGAACTCAAAATTTTTTGTAAATATGAGAGAGGAGAATGAATGAATATTAAAACCAAGATTTTTACTTTATTATTACTCGGTTTGATTTGGACGAATGCATCCTTTGCTGGCTTTATTCAGCCGACGAGTTTGATATCCAATGCGGCGGGTTTTTATAATACTCCGTCCCTCCTGATAAGTGATGCGAGTGGAAACGGTGGTGTTAATTATTCTGCCCCAGGTCCTTCAAACGGAGGCGGAGGTACGTCATGGTGGACCACTGCAGATGGTTCATCCGGAGTGGTTTTGACGTTTGATTTCAGTGGGTCACAAAGCTTGGACAGACTATATTTATGGGATTACTATTTTCATACTCCGACTAATTGGAATTTGAGCTTATTTTCAGGTGCAGGCGGTACCGGAACAGAATTAATGGATTTTAACTTCTCCGTTGCTACAGGCGCATTTTTAACATCGACAAAGCACGAGCTAGATTTCGCTGATGTAAACGGGGCTTTATCAGGAACGCTGACGACACTAAATAATAGCGTACAAGGAGTTGGTCTTTCTGAACTAGGTTTTACCACCACCACAGCCTTACAGGATCTAGATATCACAGTCGTACCGGAACCTTCCACTTTTGTTCTCCTTGGGTTAGGTTTTGTTGGAATTATTGGCTTTGGATACCGACGTTATATGAAGACGCTTACTGCTGCGAGTTTTAAGTCTTAAATCTCCATGGGATCAACCTTGTAAGTCTGAGCTTAGTGCAGAAAAAGTTGGTTCAAAATATTTTGATTCAGATGAGATAATCCTGAACTGGTATAAAGAAGATTGTATAAATATTGTCAAAACCTACGACATTTCAGGCGGTGTCACAATTTAATCTGTTTTTCTGTCTATATTTAAGTAAAATTGCTTCTTCTTTAGCTTTGGATTATTGCTGTGCTATAATTCAATTAATATTTTTTTACTTTCACTCAGAAGCGTCCGGTTAGGTTTTTGCGCATTACAAATTAATGCTACAAAACTGTTATTCCCGGATGCTTCTGAATTGCGCTATTTAATTCCATAATCTCTGTATTAGTGCTTGCTTTACCACCAAGGTTGTCATTCATGATATGTTAGAGCTGGTTGGAAATGCTACTATCTCTAAATTTGTGTTAAGTTTGCCTCTGCACACTATTTCTTCAACTCTTCCATCAATACCCTTTATACTTTCTACTATTTGTCTTCCGTCTACATTTTATTGATATTCGTATATTTTCTTCATTAAATCCAAATTTATAAATACGTAACACATTGTCTACATACTTCTATTAATGCATTTTTGTTAGATTACGTCTAAAATTTGGTATCGTTTTATGATCAGGCTTCATGATTCCATTAACGTGTATTCATATTTATATTTGTGCCGTTCTCATAATTCATTTAAATGCATTATACTAATCTAATCTAGAGAACAGTTAGATAAGACAAACATAATTTTGATCCAGCCCGATAGCTGGTGGTCGTTGATTTTCTTATTGTTATTACTTTATTTCACAGGTAGAATGAATCGTCATAGTACAGGAATTTCATAATATATAATACAATGGAAGAAAATGGGTTTTCGCTTATTGAACTGAATGATTAAGGTTGTCCTTAACTCTAGCCACACAGCATTTTCGAAGTTGTTTCTTTAAGAGAACCTTCCGATTTGGTTGTTCAAATAGTTGAGAATGGAGCAAAAGTATGCATATCCACAGTCAATTAATAACATTGGCTTTTTTGAGGATTTCTTCGATGGAGAAGAAAAGGCGGTTGTGATTTTTTGGCAAGTAGAAAATCATAAATTGAAGTTTATTGACCTCATTTCTCCGGACAAAAGATGGAGAGAATTTGCAGAGATATTGGACGAGTTTGTGTAGCAACCACATGTTACGATATAGAGGGAATTAATGTCGAAAGGACTAATTAGTGATAGATTATCACATACATACAAGTCGATGCGGCCATGCGGATGGAAAAATGATCGATTATGTCAAGAAGGCAATAGAATGCGGTATAGATGAAATAGGTTTTAACGACCATTTGCCTCTTAACGGTGATAGCGGTAAGGTATTGGGACTGGCAATGGGGCTTGAAGAACTTCCTGGTTATGTAAAAGAGGTCAAGCAATTGCGTAAGTTATTCCCTCAGATCAGAATTAAGCTGGGAGTGGAAGCTGACTATACTCCGGAGTCTGTATCTTATACCAGAGAGCTTTTAAATAAGTATAATTTTGATTATGTAGTGGGTTCAGTGCACTATATTGGAGAGTGGGCTTTCGATCATCCGGGAGAACGTGAGAAATGGGATAGTAAGGATGTCGACCTGGTTTATAAGGATTATTTTGAATTATTACGTAAATCCGCCAGGACTTCACTGTTTGATATTATCGGACATTGTGACCTCGTAAAGAAATTTGGAGATCGTCCAAATAACGAAATTTCACAGGATTTAGAAGATACAGCGAAGGTTTTTAAAGAGTGTGGAGTTGCTATAGAAATTAATACTTCCGGTCTGAGAAAACCTGTGAGTGAAATATATCCATCTTGCGACATACTTAATGTCTATCAAAAATATGATATTCCAATTGTTTTCGGTTCTGATGCTCATACTCCTGATGATGTTGGTAGAGATTTTGATAAGGCAATGTTACTTGCGGAACAGGCCGGTTATAAGGAATTTGTTACGTTTGATAATAGAAAAAAACAGTGTCACAGGTTGGATTTTAGTAAACCAATCTGTTGTTAACAACGCCTTGAAAGTTTTGAATGGTTAGACCGCGTGAATTCAGGCTGAATAGCTTATCTACGAGTGGGAAATTATTATGTACCTTTTTTCTGGTTTGTGTGGGAATAGGTTTTGTCTTTTCTCAGTTAAATCTTTTTCTTACTTACAATAAGGTTGATGGAAAAAGTGGATTTTCGCTTCAGGATTTAGTTCTCACTTATTACGGTCAACCTGACGTATTACTTGTCGAGTCGAAACTCAATGGTACAATGAGGGAACATCTTGAGAATAATTACGAAAGGAATAGCCTGATTAACTGGGCAAAGGGGGGCGCTGGAAAAGAGAAATTGAATGAAGTTAAGAGTATCGTAATAAAAAAATGTTTGCGGTGTCATACTGCTGGTGGGGATGCAGCGTTTGCGCCGTTTGATAATTTGTCAACCGTCAGTGATATTTTTACAAGAATTAACAGAGGAATCTCAATATCCAGGCTTATAACGCTAAGTCATATCCATATAATCAGCATAGGTGTTATTTTCGCGTTGAGTGGAGTGATTTTTTTGTTTACTCCGATTAACGAGAAACTTAAAATGGTATTGTTAATCTTTCCTTTTGGTTCCTTGTTGATGGATATGTTCTCCTGGTGGTTAACAAAATTAATGCCGGTTTTTGCAATTACCGTATTTATTGGAGGTGTTTTTACGGTAATTGGTTTTTTTATACAGTTTGTGATTTCTTTACTAACGATGTGGAAGTCTTCTGAAGAGCTTGGTTGAATGATTGATTCAGCAGGTTGTGGTGGACTGCTAATAATAGTTAAACCCTCCATTTTTTTTGTTGAAAGGAGTTTGATTTATGTCTGATGATATGAACGGGCCATATAGTGAAAAAGTGATGGACCATTTTATGGAACCCAGGAATATGGGAGATATAAAGGATGCGGATGCAGTTGGTACCGTGGGTAATCCTGCTTGTGGTGATGTGATGAGGTTGTATATAAAAGTTGAGGACGATAAAATAAAAGAAGCTAAGTTTAAAACGTTTGGTTGTGGTGCTGCGATTGCAACAAGCAGTATGGCTACCGAGATGATTAAAGATAAATCATTAACAGAAGCCTCAAACGTCACAAACGAAGCTGTAGCTGAGGCACTGGATGGCCTGCCACCAAATAAGATGCACTGTTCTGTCCTTGCCCAGGAAGCAATTGAGGCTGCGATTAAGAACTACAAGGAAAAAAAGTAGTAAACATGGTAAATAAACGTCTGTCTGTCGGAGAACAGGCAGGCGTTTGTACATTTATATGGCGGATGTTGAAGCCTGGCCTTGTCAGTGCTAATCTCTATATTGCTTTTCTTATTTTGCTGATAAGGTTATGAGAAAAAGATGATATTTCTTCTTAAAAAAATACTTTCACCTTTTTTACTTCCCATACCTTTCTGTCTTACTTTAGCCTTTGTCGGTCTGTTTTTTGTTTTGTTTACGAAACGGCAAAGATCCGGTAAGTTTATGGTTGCTTTTGGATTATGTACTCTTGCTATTCTCAGTTATAATCCGATACCAAATTTTTTTGTTTCGTTTCTGGAAAATCGACACCATACTTATTCACCCGATTCTATTTTAGAGAATGCGACACCGAAGCGCCATCCTGTTAAATATGTTGTTGTGCTTGCAGGCGGTATTGAAACGGATGTTACACTTCCGATAACCAGTCTATTATCTGATTCGACGTTGATACGGGTAGTGGAGGGTGTTCTGATCTATCGGGCCAATCCGCAAAGCAAACTTGTCCTCTCCGGCGGTAGTGGTAGTGAGTCTTGCCCTGAAGCGTTAGGCATGGCCAATCTTGCAAAATCTCTTGGGGTCAATCAAAATGACATTGTGATTGAATCTGATTCCAGAGATACAAAAGATCAAGCTCGTTTAATAAAAAAAATTGTTGGTCATAAACCGTTTATCTTAGTAACTTCTGCGCATCATATGCCTCGGTCTATGGCACTGTTTAGGAAGCAGAAAATGGACCCTATCGCCGCCCCAGCCAATTATGTAGTTACAAAAGGAAAGATAGGGATTAATTCATTTCTACCGGGTTCCGGAGCATTACGTAAATCAGAGATAGCTATCCATGAATATTTAGGGCTTGTGTGGGCAAAGTTGAGGGGGCAGATTTGAGATTATACCTTAGTTGTTTCGAAAAAAAGTTACCAGGCTCTTTTTGGCTTACATTTTCTGAAGTGATGATGTAAGGTGTAGAGAATACAAGTCTTACTTCATTCCATAATTTTTGGAAACAAACTTCGGGTTGTTTAATTACGACTATTCAACTTTTTGTACAAAGAGACCTCTCTCTTTGCCTGAAGGAGCATTCCTTTTTCTCTGTATACTACCCCTAGATTGTAATGAACATCCGGCAGGCTCGGATTCGACTCAATTACTTTTTTATATTCAAGAATAGCATCATCGTACATTCGCCTTTTACTGTAAACTATACCAAGGTTGTAATGTGCAGCTTCATCATCCGGATTTAATTCTATTGTTTTCTTGAACGATTCAATTGCGTTGTCATACATTTTTTTCTTATTATAAGCAATGCCAATATTAAAGTATGCTTCCGAGTATTCAGGATTAATCTTGAAAGCTTTTTTGTATTGTGCAATTGCCTGAGTGAGCATTACTTTTTTCACATAAGTAGTACCGAGATTATTATACGCCTCAGCATATTCTGGGTTATTTTCAATCGCCATTTTATACTGTTCTATGGCTTCGTTGAACATGTTTTTACTGTGATACGCTACTCCTCTATTATTATATGCCTCTGCGTAATCCGGATTTAGGTCCAGGGCTGCTTTATAAAATGCTATTGCCTTGTCTGGGTTGTCTTGCTTAAAAAACACTATCCCGAGGTTATTGTATGCTTCGTCATAATCCGGTTTGAATTTAATGGCTTTATTGTAGTAGTTAACAGCATCTTCCAATTCTCCATTGTCATCACATAAAACGCCTAAATTGTTATATGCCTCTGCATAGGAAGGGTTTGTTTCTAAAGCTTTTTTATGCGCATGAACAGCTTC
This DNA window, taken from Candidatus Scalindua japonica, encodes the following:
- a CDS encoding TlpA family protein disulfide reductase, translating into MDLVFRSLAVSLLCIFGIFVLPFNVLEDKAFAEVEIGVDVGNKAAPFKLLTVDGKEIELDSFAKEKVALLVFGATWCPACRHEIPLLNEYNVELKDDGLNVLGIDIQESAKKVKSLIKKKKINYPMVLDSKADVARLYKVVGIPLNVVLNKSGVIVYRDNSPPDKKLLKKLLNE
- the aepX gene encoding phosphoenolpyruvate mutase codes for the protein MKKTTKLKQMILSTELEFLMEAHSGMSAKIVEEAGFKGIWGSGLSISGSLGVRDNNEASWTQVLDVLEFMSDATTIPILMDGDTGYGNFNNMRRLVRKLEQRDVAGVCIEDKIFPKTNSFLREGAQALAGIDEFCGKIKAGKDIQKDDDFVIVARLEAFIAGWGLKEAMKRAEAYRQAGADAILVHSKLSNACEIFDFMKEWENRAPIAIVPTKYYTTPTDEFRKYNISLAIWANHIFRGSILKMQEIARQIYKEQNLLSVEDSIVPVKEIFRLQDDKELAMAEEHYLSPKAGNQRSAIILASTRGDQLGKLTESIPKTMIKIGKKSILERAVEHLNEHHIKNIMVVAGYKRETINLPNLNIIANDDYETTGEMASLTKAIDTTHGESVILFGDVLFKKYVLSIMLDDPSDIVLIVDSAFSLEKQYQSDFVHTCSMESKSFFPEDNYYLEKIIYDKPGTEYYGEWTGMMKLTVKGLEIVRAFIQKFRKRPEFKKMDIRDMLNQLVQSGHKVKIQTISGHRIDVNNIDDFTSAGEF
- the hisJ gene encoding histidinol-phosphatase HisJ — protein: MIDYHIHTSRCGHADGKMIDYVKKAIECGIDEIGFNDHLPLNGDSGKVLGLAMGLEELPGYVKEVKQLRKLFPQIRIKLGVEADYTPESVSYTRELLNKYNFDYVVGSVHYIGEWAFDHPGEREKWDSKDVDLVYKDYFELLRKSARTSLFDIIGHCDLVKKFGDRPNNEISQDLEDTAKVFKECGVAIEINTSGLRKPVSEIYPSCDILNVYQKYDIPIVFGSDAHTPDDVGRDFDKAMLLAEQAGYKEFVTFDNRKKQCHRLDFSKPICC
- a CDS encoding ElyC/SanA/YdcF family protein, with protein sequence MIFLLKKILSPFLLPIPFCLTLAFVGLFFVLFTKRQRSGKFMVAFGLCTLAILSYNPIPNFFVSFLENRHHTYSPDSILENATPKRHPVKYVVVLAGGIETDVTLPITSLLSDSTLIRVVEGVLIYRANPQSKLVLSGGSGSESCPEALGMANLAKSLGVNQNDIVIESDSRDTKDQARLIKKIVGHKPFILVTSAHHMPRSMALFRKQKMDPIAAPANYVVTKGKIGINSFLPGSGALRKSEIAIHEYLGLVWAKLRGQI
- the nifU gene encoding Fe-S cluster assembly scaffold protein NifU, translating into MNGPYSEKVMDHFMEPRNMGDIKDADAVGTVGNPACGDVMRLYIKVEDDKIKEAKFKTFGCGAAIATSSMATEMIKDKSLTEASNVTNEAVAEALDGLPPNKMHCSVLAQEAIEAAIKNYKEKK
- a CDS encoding Fur family transcriptional regulator yields the protein MDTSENLIDKFRRKSYKITPQRLGIFKILEGNLHHPSAEDIFEKIKKTYPTISFTTVYKTLDILERMGEILKITIDDERKHYDPNTETHHHIICLECNKISDVDADSVSPQLPDEILEEFTPVRYHVSFYGTCKNCLSRQ
- a CDS encoding PEP-CTERM sorting domain-containing protein yields the protein MNIKTKIFTLLLLGLIWTNASFAGFIQPTSLISNAAGFYNTPSLLISDASGNGGVNYSAPGPSNGGGGTSWWTTADGSSGVVLTFDFSGSQSLDRLYLWDYYFHTPTNWNLSLFSGAGGTGTELMDFNFSVATGAFLTSTKHELDFADVNGALSGTLTTLNNSVQGVGLSELGFTTTTALQDLDITVVPEPSTFVLLGLGFVGIIGFGYRRYMKTLTAASFKS